From Thermovenabulum gondwanense:
GTGGGATTTAAATGTATGTAATTGACGCAATGGAAGAAATTGCAAAAAAGAGTTTTTTCTTAACTATGTGGGATTTAAATGACTAAAAAGCTCATTTAGTGCATTTCTAACAAATTTGTTTTTTCTTAACTATGTGGGATTTAAATGTTCAATGTTCAGGACCACTTCTGCGGTTTCTCCTGCTCGTTTTTTCTTAACTATGTGGGATTTAAATTACTTTCTGAAATCCCTAACTTTTGTGCGGCTTCCTTTAGTTTTTTCTTAACTATGTGGGATTTAAATCTGGGCACAGTGCAGGGACCAGATGTAGCACTTGCAAAGGTTTTTTCTTAACTATGTGGGATTTAAATGCAAATACTTTCTGCCAAGCATCGAAGCCTGTTTTAAGTGCGTTTTTTCTTAACTATGTGGGATTTAAATGTGTCAACAGGACACAGCCCGTCCTGTCGCACCAGTGTTTTTTCTTAACTATGTGGGATTTAAATTTACATCATCGAAAATCTTTTCTCTGAACTCGCATTGTACAGTTTTTTCTTAACTATGTGGGATTTAAATATTTCTATTTTAGCACATTTTTGCACATTTTTGCAGTTTTTTCTTAACTATGTGGGATTTAAATCTGCGTTGTCCCTGTTAGCGAACGCGCCGACCTGTAGTTTTTTCTTAACTATGTGGGATTTAAATGCTTATGATGTATAGGATGTACCTCAATCCTTTTTGCGTTTTTTCTTAACTATGTGGGATTTAAATTTCAGTAAAGCATCTAACAAGGCATTTTGAGCGGCTCGTTTTTTCTTAACTATGTGGGATTTAAATTCATTATTGCAAGCATACTAATTGGAATGTGCTCGGTATAGTTTTTTCTTAACTATGTGGGATTTAAATCCATGCGCATTTCTCTTGTTTGCACTCTACATCATGCGTTTTTTCTTAACTATGTGGGATTTAAATGTTGAAGAAAAAGCTTCTCAAAATCAGATTAAATAGTTTTTTCTTAACTATGTGGGATTTAAATTCGTTCTTCAAAACGTTTATATATTTGGGTTATTCGAATGTTATTAGGGTTTTTTCTTAACTATGTGGGATTTAAATTTGTTCAGTTTCTGATTATATTATAGCGAACGCTCCGTTCGTTTTTTCTTAACTATGTGGGATTTAAATTAAATTGTGTCCATGACGTCACTAATGTTGCTCGCCGTTTTTTCTTAACTATGTGGGATTTAAATTGGAACGGATTTCGGTGAAATGCCAAAAGGCACTATAAAAGTTTTTTCTTAACTATGTGGGATTTAAATTAGGGACAGGGTTTGGAATAGCAGAGGCTATTTTTATTGTTTTTTCTTAACTATGTGGGATTTAAATGAGTGTGCTTATATTTTTTCGGATCAGACTTTCAGAAGGTTTTTTCTTAACTATGTGGGATTTAAATTTTTTTAATGCTTCTTTTGCTTTTTCGATATAGTTTTGTTTTTTCTTAACTATGTGGGATTTAAATAAATTGTAGAACAGCAGCAGACAGAGCCAGCACCGAAATGTTTTTTCTTAACTATGTGGGATTTAAATGAGAGAAAGAGTAAAGATTAGAGAAAACAGAGGAGAGTTTTTTCTTAACTATGTGGGATTTAAATCGCACATTTTCCAGGAATTCTAACACATCCCCCTGATTAGTTTTTTCTTAACTATGTGGGATTTAAATCGTCCTTTTAGGGCGGGGATGAATGCACAAAGATTGAAACGTTTTTTCTTAACTATGTGGGATTTAAATAGGCTCTGGGCATATCCGAAAGCTCGGTATACTGGAGTTTTTTCTTAACTATGTGGGATTTAAATTTTGCTGTCCGTTACGACTCTTATTTCGACGTACTGTCCGTTTTTTCTTAACTATGTGGGATTTAAATCGGCTACGGCCAGAAACGCTATCCGTAATAGCTCAACGGGTTTTTTCTTAACTATGTGGGATTTAAATGCTTTTTATTGAAGCTAAAGGCGACCACTTGCTTGAACGTTTTTTCTTAACTATGTGGGATTTAAATTTATATAAGGCAACTTATTTAAACAAGATAAAAAAAGTTTTTTCTTAACTATGTGGGATTTAAATTTTGCAAAGATAGCAAGTTTAGATGGTTCATGGGTTCGTTTTTTCTTAACTATGTGGGATTTAAATCAACTACTACCGGACGGCCAAACAGCATCTTTTCACCGTTTTTTCTTAACTATGTGGGATTTAAATGAAAGCGGGACTCTTTCTGCGTTTATGTTGTTTTTCTTGGTTTTTTCTTAACTATGTGGGATTTAAATTTATGCGGATTTTTCTTTGAGTTCAGCGCTGAACTCTGTTTTTTCTTAACTATGTGGGATTTAAATATTAATGTCGTTGGCTCGCTGCTCGTCTGCAAAAAGGTTTTTTCTTAACTATGTGGGATTTAAATCAGCTTGTATATGTGCATACTTCAAGCTATACGCTCGAAGTTTTTTCTTAACTATGTGGGATTTAAATATTTTCACTGCAAACTGCATCTTTTGATTTCGGATTCGTTTTTTCTTAACTATGTGGGATTTAAATTGTAAACAAAATCTGCGAGCTTCTTCCCGTCGTATGTCTGTTTTTTCTTAACTATGTGGGATTTAAATGGGCAGCAATTGCGGATTTGCAAATTGCATTCATGGGTTTTTTCTTAACTATGTGGGATTTAAATGAGAAGCGAATCAAGTGTATCAAACAACTTACGGGCAAGTTTTTTCTTAACTATGTGGGATTTAAATATTGAAGTTTTAAAAATTTATGACGGCTATTTTTGCGTAGGTTTTTTCTTAACTATGTGGGATTTAAATGAATTACGTCGCCTTCGCTGATTTCCTGCGGTGCCCAAGTTTTTTCTTAACTATGTGGGATTTAAATTTGTGAGAAACGTTTCTGGTTCTACTACTACTTTAGGTTTTTTCTTAACTATGTGGGATTTAAATAAACAAGCCTCTGCAATTAGTCGCAAGGCTTCTCGGGTTTTTTCTTAACTATGTGGGATTTAAATTTGCTTTGCTTGATGAATTGAAGGCGTTTCTGGAGCAAAGTTTTTTCTTAACTATGTGGGATTTAAATTCGTAATTTGTGTTTATTGTGAGTATTTTATTAATATGTTTTTTCTTAACTATGTGGGATTTAAATTACAAGGGATTTTATGCAGGATTATAAGAAAAGAAAGTTTTTTCTTAACTATGTGGGATTTAAATTTAAGAGTCATAACTGATAATAATATTATTAAAACGTAGTTTTTTCTTAACTATGTGGGATTTAAATTGATTTTATTGGTGGGGAATTAGGGATTCGAACCCCAGAGTTTTTTCTTAACTATGTGGGATTTAAATAAAACTCATAGTCTTTTGCTATACAATTATAAAATGTTTTTTCTTAACTATGTGGGATTTAAATATTAGTAATTTAAATGATTTAACACAAAAGACTTGGCGTTTTTTCTTAACTATGTGGGATTTAAATTCCCTCTCGCTACATTAAGGGGGGTGTACTATCATTAGTTTTTTCTTAACTATGTGGGATTTAAATGAATATAAATACACCATTTTATCACCTTTCTATTCTGTTTTTTCTTAACTATGTGGGATTTAAATGTACAGTTTTAGACAAATTTCGGCACGTTAAATACTAATGTTTTTTCTTAACTATGTGGGATTTAAATTCTCAAATATTGCAAAAGCATGTCCGGAACAGGGATGTTTTTTCTTAACTATGTGGGATTTAAATGGCAATATTTCCCAAAAACAGTATCGTGGGACGGAAGGTTTTTTCTTAACTATGTGGGATTTAAATGAGCATCCTTTTGCATCATCTTGGCCATTGACTTGGCATTAGTTTTTTCTTAACTATGTGGGATTTAAATCTTTGCAGCAGTCCAGGCTTTTGTCGCTGTTGTATTCAGTGTTTTTTCTTAACTATGTGGGATTTAAATTTCGTTAGTTGTCATATATACACTCCTTTAATAATTATTGTTTTTTCTTAACTATGTGGGATTTAAATTGGGATGTTTATAATTTGATAATGTTATTTAATGAGGTTTTTTCTTAACTATGTGGGATTTAAATGAGCAATCAAGAATCCAATCCCCTTTAGGGGGATGTGGGTTTTTTCTTAACTATGTGGGATTTAAATTACCGTGAATGTAGCGGCCAATCTCGATACGGTGGCGAAGTTTTTTCTTAACTATGTGGGATTTAAATGGCAAGGGTAGCATCGTAGACTGTGCCACCTTTCGCGTTTTTTCTTAACTATGTGGGATTTAAATGACATAGCGAAGCGTCTCCGCATCAGGAAGACCTATATCGTTTTTTCTTAACTATGTGGGATTTAAATTAGCAGTGGTTGCATTTTTTATCCTGGAGCGTCGCTGAAAGTTTTTTCTTAACTATGTGGGATTTAAATTCATGCAATACGGCGAAATATTGCCGGCGGTAATTACGTATCGTTTTTTCTTAACTATGTGGGATTTAAATGAGAGTGCCGATTCTGTCCGAGCCGACCAAGAAATTTCGTTTTTTCTTAACTATGTGGGATTTAAATCTTTTGTCAAATCAAAGCGCCCCACCTTCATATCAGGTTTTTTCTTAACTATGTGGGATTTAAATTCGTAGGGCAAATTCTTTTGCAGATTGGTAAGTGGGCGGTTTTTTCTTAACTATGTGGGATTTAAATAAAAGCTCGTAAAATATAAGCTAAGTCCATTAGGCGTTAGTTTTTTCTTAACTATGTGGGATTTAAATGCTGGAACAGCACCAGAAGACGCTACCAAACTAGCCTTTGTTTTTTCTTAACTATGTGGGATTTAAATAGGTTTGACGAAATAGTGTTCCATGTTGAAATTAGCCAGTTTTTTCTTAACTATGTGGGATTTAAATGATTAGAAGTCGGTGTTTGTGTAGGGTCTATTGTTCTGGTTTTTTCTTAACTATGTGGGATTTAAATGGGGAATTGATGGCCCGGACAATTGGCCTTCCGCACAGTTTTTTCTTAACTATGTGGGATTTAAATTGAAGCAGTATTGAACGGGGCTAAAGTCCTGGCTTCGTTTGGTTTTTTCTTAACTATGTGGGATTTAAATAGAAGACAGCAAAAAGAGATTAAAGTGCTGACAAGAGTTTTTTCTTAACTATGTGGGATTTAAATGCGAAGTTGAATACGTGCTCTTGCGGAGCAGTTCCAGCGTTTTTTCTTAACTATGTGGGATTTAAATCTTTTGACGTGGTGTTTGTCAAACGCTGTGGAAATTGTTTTTTCTTAACTATGTGGGATTTAAATTGCCTTCGAACAATACTTTAGTCTGATCCACTTTGCTTAGTTTTTTCTTAACTATGTGGGATTTAAATGTAGGATGGGTAACGGCTACGGTGATAGCGCTGGCCGTGCGTTTTTTCTTAACTATGTGGGATTTAAATCCAGAAACTTGGTGACATCAAGGAACTAAAAGTGTTCATCAACGTTTTTTCTTAACTATGTGGGATTTAAATGGGAAGAAGATACCGAAAGTAAGAACAAGCTCCGGCGTTTTTTCTTAACTATGTGGGATTTAAATTCGCTTGTTTGAGTCGCTCCCATGCCGCTGAAGCTATTTCGGGTTTTTTCTTAACTATGTGGGATTTAAATGCGTAACATATCATAGTCGCTGTGCCGCCCGCATCGGGATAGTTTTTTCTTAACTATGTGGGATTTAAATGAAACCGCTCTGGCCGTGGATGGCCGTAGGTGCTGCGGTTTTTTCTTAACTATGTGGGATTTAAATCTTGAGCTGTCGATGACAGATGCGCAATTCCTGGAGACGGTTTTTTCTTAACTATGTGGGATTTAAATCCGTCCTGCCTTCTTCTTGAATACGACGCTGGACTACGTTTTTTCTTAACTATGTGGGATTTAAATGTATTGGATGTTACAAAGCAGGTGCTAACAATAACGAAAGTTTTTTCTTAACTATGTGGGATTTAAATTTTGACCCAACAAAGGATTATGTGGTCGCGGCATTGGTTTTTTCTTAACTATGTGGGATTTAAATTTGTGAGAAACGTTTCTGGTTCTACTACTACTTTAGGTTTTTTCTTAACTATGTGGGATTTAAATGCACTGCTGCTTGGCGACAGGGTTAGCATAACTGACGTTTTTTCTTAACTATGTGGGATTTAAATTGCCGAATATCCTGCCTTGACGCAGGAGGAAAAGGACGTTTTTTCTTAACTATGTGGGATTTAAATGAAAGAATTGACCGCATAATACCAGTTAAACTTCCACGTTTTTTCTTAACTATGTGGGATTTAAATTGAAGGTAGCGGAAAAACTACATCAAGCTGGCGTGGTTTTTTCTTAACTATGTGGGATTTAAATGGAAATTGAAAAATGGGATCATCTTAAGCATTTAAAAAGTTTTTTCTTAACTATGTGGGATTTAAATTCAAATACAAAAGCCCAGCTACGGCGAAAAAAGCAATGCCGTTTTTTCTTAACTATGTGGGATTTAAATTATATGCATGGAAGTGGATAGGATAGAGAAAGATATGGCAGATAGTTTTTTCTTAACTATGTGGGATTTAAATATGTGTCAACATTAGCAGATAATGTAGGCGGTTTAGCGTTTTTTCTTAACTATGTGGGATTTAAATATCAAAGAAACACTGCAGTCCCAGAAACACTAATCGTTTTTTCTTAACTATGTGGGATTTAAATTTGTCTAATTTGTCTTTTGCAGAGTATGTGCGGGTTTTCGGTTTTTTCTTAACTATGTGGGATTTAAATGTGATAGACGAAAACGGCAGGGTATTGGTACCGATAAGGTTTTTTCTTAACTATGTGGGATTTAAATAAATGTTGTTGTTCGTTTTTCCGCTAATGTTAATGGTTTTTTCTTAACTATGTGGGATTTAAATTCGATGGATACTTTCAGATATATTACTTCAAATTCATGTTTTTTCTTAACTATGTGGGATTTAAATGCAGGTTCTCCAGTGCGATGGCCTTGCCTTCTTTTTTCGTTTTTTCTTAACTATGTGGGATTTAAATCTGTTCCGGATGTAGTGCCCTGATCCCTCTGTTTACGCTGGTTTTTTCTTAACTATGTGGGATTTAAATGCGGTACCGGCCTTCCATTGTATTTGCTTCCCCGACTCGTTTTTTCTTAACTATGTGGGATTTAAATCTTGCGGATCTTCGGCGTATGTGCCGATAATAATCTTAACCGTTTTTTCTTAACTATGTGGGATTTAAATGTATATTTCCTGTATTAAAATTAATGTCTTGCCATTGAGTTTTTTCTTAACTATGTGGGATTTAAATGGGCATAGCAGACGTGGAACTTCCTAGCCTGGAGGCCGTTTTTTCTTAACTATGTGGGATTTAAATTAGCTGGGCTTGTCTACATCATGGCGCAGTATGTTTGTTTTTTCTTAACTATGTGGGATTTAAATTCTCTAATAAACCAACAATTTAGGGAGGTGGTTTGGGTTTTTTCTTAACTATGTGGGATTTAAATCCGGGTTAGTGAGGAAGCCGCGCTCCAATATGGCCGCGTTTTTTCTTAACTATGTGGGATTTAAATCTGTTGCTACTGTGCTTTCATTTTGCTGTATAGGTAGTGTTTTTTCTTAACTATGTGGGATTTAAATAACATTGTTCCTGCCCCGGATCGCCTTAAATTTGAGGTTTTTTCTTAACTATGTGGGATTTAAATGTGTTACCTGGTCCACCAAAAGCCTGGCCAGTTTGTTGCCTCGTTTTTTCTTAACTATGTGGGATTTAAATTTTTATATCTTTCAGGCATGTATCGGTCGCATGGATATAGTTTTTTCTTAACTATGTGGGATTTAAATTTTCTTGAGTTAAACCGGCATTCTCCCGTGCGATTTTATGTTTTTTCTTAACTATGTGGGATTTAAATTGATGTGCAAAATATTTCTTCGCCCGGTTTTTTCTCCAAAGTTTTTTCTTAACTATGTGGGATTTAAATATAAAAGCGGCAATTGAATTTGAGTCCGTCATGGCTGAGTTTTTTCTTAACTATGTGGGATTTAAATGAATGTTGTGTAATCGCCAGTATATAAAATCGTCCCTGTTTTTTCTTAACTATGTGGGATTTAAATGTAAATTAATAGCAATGATAACGGAAGATGAAACTGGGTTTTTTCTTAACTATGTGGGATTTAAATGGTTTAAAAATAAGCCAAAGGTGCCAGAAATGGCGCGTTTTTTCTTAACTATGTGGGATTTAAATCGTAAAGGAGGTGTGCTGATTGAATCAGGTACCTGAAAAAGTTTTTTCTTAACTATGTGGGATTTAAATGTGTTGATAATCGTGGCAATGTTTTGGTAAGTATCGGTTTTTTCTTAACTATGTGGGATTTAAATTTCTTCCCGTCGAGTAATTATTTCGTCCAGCTCAGCGGTTTTTTCTTAACTATGTGGGATTTAAATCCGCCCCAACGTAGGCCAGCCGATCCGCTCAATGGCCCGCGTTTTTTCTTAACTATGTGGGATTTAAATAAGTTCTGGTCTGATCCAGAAATCAGAGGAGCAGAATTCGTTTTTTCTTAACTATGTGGGATTTAAATGCCCTTGTGGTGCGCCGCCAAGAGCGATGAAAATGTTGTTTTTTCTTAACTATGTGGGATTTAAATTATTGTAAACGGGCAGGTGATGCTATGCCGATGGAGTTAGTTTTTTCTTAACTATGTGGGATTTAAATCAATTTGCGATGCGGTACGTTCTGCATAAGCTATACGTTTTTTCTTAACTATGTGGGATTTAAATAGCCACATGGGAATATGCCAAAATGCGTTGAGCATTGGTTTTTTCTTAACTATGTGGGATTTAAATCATTCATGGCCGTTGCCGATGCAGCTACCGCATTCATGGTTTTTTCTTAACTATGTGGGATTTAAATTTTGGTATTTGTCAGGACCGTGCAGGTCCTTGTAAACCGTTTTTTCTTAACTATGTGGGATTTAAATAAGCCAATGTGCTCGTGCCAACCCAGTATCTTCAACGTTTTTTCTTAACTATGTGGGATTTAAATCCAGTTCCAAACGATGCCGGCAGCAGCAGCGATGCGCATAGTTTTTTCTTAACTATGTGGGATTTAAATTTCTCATTTTCTCTGTACCCAGTCGGCGGCGGATGTGTTTTTTCTTAACTATGTGGGATTTAAATATGGGTGGTATGCGGTTGCTCAAACTTGCCACACAGAGTTTTTTCTTAACTATGTGGGATTTAAATTGCAGTGGAGCTATTACGGATAGCGTTTCTGGCCGTTGGTTTTTTCTTAACTATGTGGGATTTAAATGGATAGAGGGAGTGGAACCTGCATTCTGTACTGCATGTTTTTTCTTAACTATGTGGGATTTAAATTTATAAAGGAAAACAGAAAAAAGCAAAAGATAATACCGTTTTTTCTTAACTATGTGGGATTTAAATAAATGAGAGGAATTTAATAAAGGAGGCAATAAACGACAAGTTTTTTCTTAACTATGTGGGATTTAAATTGTTGGCAATGCCTCAAGCGTTAGTGCGGTCATAGATGAGTCCCGTTTTTTCTTAACTATGTGGGATTTAAATAAGCAACGTCAAAGCCGAAAACGGAAAAAAATTCGTTGTTTTTTCTTAACTATGTGGGATTTAAATTTAGTATTTTCCTTATATAATCCAGCCCTTTTTGATAAGTTTTTTCTTAACTATGTGGGATTTAAATTGATACTATCGGTGATATTACCAATAAAATACCTACTACGAATTTCCTAACCATGTATAAAAAATTCATGTAAAGTATTAAACCGGCAAATGCTAATTTTATTAAGCCGTCTAATATTGCATTATTGTATGGGTTCATAAGTGCCATACTGCTTGACAGGTTTTTTCTTAACTATGTGGGATTTAAATTTACTTGAATCGTTTGGCTATGAAATACTTTTAAAAGTTTTTTCTTAACTATGTGGGATTTAAATCAATTTCCCCTACATCCGTCGAATCAAACTCAATTTGGTTTTTTCTTAACTATGTGGGATTTAAATTCGCCATGCAAATCGAGTATTTGATTGAGCAGTATATTAAGGTTTTTTCTTAACTATGTGGGATTTAAATGCGCGTAAGCTTACGGTTATTGGAGCGGCTAAGCAGGGTTTTTTCTTAACTATGTGGGATTTAAATTTGAAAAAGAAAGGCAGAAAAAAATAAAAGAAGGAAGTTTTTTCTTAACTATGTGGGATTTAAATTCAAGTAAATTCTTTGGTTTTGATATTATCTCAATATGTTTTTTCTTAACTATGTGGGATTTAAATTTTGTCAAGGTGCAAGGCTTTACAAACGCTCGTTTGCGAGTTTTTTCTTAACTATGTGGGATTTAAATGCGTTGCGGATATATAACAACTCACCTGGGAAACGTTTGTGTTTTTTCTTAACTATGTGGGATTTAAATGGCTAAAAAACGGCTTGACATCTACACGTACCAAGTTAGGTTTTTTCTTAACTATGTGGGATTTAAATGTAACACTTCCACACCGTGCCTTGTAGCATTCAGTTTTTTCTTAACTATGTGGGATTTAAATGGTTCCGATATTACCTCAGCAGTAGCTAATGCGACGTTTTTTCTTAACTATGTGGGATTTAAATATGTAAGTCGCACCATTGGGCAATGTCTGAGGATTAGTTTTTTCTTAACTATGTGGGATTTAAATGCAGATATAGGGGCAGCTACCCAGGCCCAAATTCATGATAGTTTTTTCTTAACTATGTGGGATTTAAATTTCTTCCGGAGACATACCGGAGTAAAGGGGTTCACCGTTTTTTCTTAACTATGTGGGATTTAAATTTGATACCGAGTATGTGGATGTCGACATTATCAAAGTTTTTTCTTAACTATGTGGGATTTAAATACTCTCATCACAGTAAATTTTATAAATCGTGACTTAGTTTTTTCTTAACTATGTGGGATTTAAATCAAAGACACATGGCTTGGAAAATATTATCTTTTCCAGTTTTTTCTTAACTATGTGGGATTTAAATCGAAATTTTTCTAGCGACAGGGCTGAAAAATTGACTGTTTTTTCTTAACTATGTGGGATTTAAATTCTTCTTCAACTTTTAGCCGCGAAAGGACTAATTCCGTTTTTTCTTAACTATGTGGGATTTAAATGAGCGTGACTTGATGCCTTTTATCCTGCTTTAATGAATTGTTTTTTCTTAACTATGTGGGATTTAAATATATAGCTTTCCAGGCTGAAACCACAATAGCGCAGTCTCCGGTTTTTTCTTAACTATGTGGGATTTAAATGGAGGTCAGTCCCATCCTCATAAACGCGGAAGTTAATCAAGTTTTTTCTTAACTATGTGGGATTTAAATACAGAATAGTTGCAACATAAATGCTGTCTATATGCTGGTTTTTTCTTAACTATGTGGGATTTAAATGGGTTCAATATATTCTAAAGATGACCAACCACCGGTAAGTTTTTTCTTAACTATGTGGGATTTAAATGGCGTCGGAGAGGCTTTATTGTCATACGTCCCTTCCGTTTTTTCTTAACTATGTGGGATTTAAATGCTTTAATGAATTCACTTTGAATTCACCTCCTAATTAGTTTTTTCTTAACTATGTGGGATTTAAATCTTGTGAGCTGGTCATTACTACGATAGTTTCTACCTCGTTTTTTCTTAACTATGTGGGATTTAAATCCAATATTGCATTCTGTTGTTTATTCTGCTTTTATTATAGTTTTTTCTTAACTATGTGGGATTTAAATGTGTAGACGTCCAGGATGATCGACTAGAAGTTGAGGGTTTTTTCTTAACTATGTGGGATTTAAATTCGATGGAAAAGAGATTATGGAGATCGATAAGTTCAATTATGTTTGCAAGATTAACGGAGTTGATTATCTAAAACAGGTACGGCAAGCCTTGGGACTTAACTAAAAAAAATAAGGCCCACCGCTTTCTTTTCGTCGGTGGGCCTAATATTCTCAATTTTCATCCTTAAAATATCGCTTAGCGAATTTTATGCGACGTTGGAGAGTGAATGGGGAAACATTTTTGTTTTGTTCGGTCCCTCCATCTCCATATAAATTCTCTCCGATAAAGATAACAAAGGCTGCTGCGCCTACGATGAATCCAGGCCAGAACAGCAATTTTCCGAATGTAACTTCTAAAATACTTCCGACAATAATTCCGGGTATTATTGAAAGAGCCAACACGATCGTCCAAATAAACACTCGTATGGCAATATCCAGAATACCCATAATTTTCACCCCTTTAGCTTCATTATATCACGAAAGGAGAAGATAATCCAGTTTTTTCTTAACTATGTGGGATTTAAATACGAGGAGCAGGCAAAGAAAGCCGCTCTCATAAAAGTTTTTTCTTAACTATGTGGGATTTAAATAAAACTTTCCTTGCCCAGGTCGTCCCACAACAGAACGGTTTTTTCTTAACTATGTGGGATTTAAATTGAATGTGGACGTGCTACTGGAGGAAAACAAATTTTTAAGTTTTTTCTTAACTATGTGGGATTTAAATCTGATTAGACTGCTGGAGAGGCCCAATCCTCGAATGAGTTTTTTCTTAACTATGTGGGATTTAAATGGCTCTGTGATGGCCACCGTTTTTAATTCCTGGACCGTCTGGTTTTTTCTTAACTATGTGGGATTTAAATTGGAAAGACGACTACTTCCGCAAGTGCGAGGACTGCAAGTTTTTTCTTAACTATGTGGGATTTAAATGATGCTGCCAGTAGAGCAGGTTGTAAACGACTTGGTTGGTTTTTTCTTAACTATGTGGGATTTAAATGAAGCAGGAAGAGTTGTTTGCGAGGTTTTGGGCGGCCGTTTTTTCTTAACTATGTGGGATTTAAATTGGTCTGGCGGCGGTTACCGTAAAAGTTGATAGGCTTCGTTTTTTCTTAACTATGTGGGATTTAAATGCGGTGCTCCTGGTAAACTTCCAGGATGCTGTAGCGTTTTTTCTTAACTATGTGGGATTTAAATCTCATATAAAGAGACTGCGGAAATCATGGGCGTGAAGTTTTTTCTTAACTATGTGGGATTTAAATGATACCCATGCGGCAAAGCCGGTGAGTGAGGGCATGGAGTTTTTTCTTAACTATGTGGGATTTAAATCAGCATAGGACAGGGTAACGCTAACATCTATAGCCACGTTTTTTCTTAACTATGTGGGATTTAAATGCGGGCTGGTGTGGCAGGTGATTAGGTTTCCTTGCGGTTTTTTCTTAACTATGTGGGATTTAAATCGGCCACTGTTTGCCGAGATGCTGGCAGTTCATCCTGTTTTTTCTTAACTATGTGGGATTTAAATCTATCCGCCCTCAGGCGGCCGCGGCAG
This genomic window contains:
- a CDS encoding phage major tail tube protein, with translation MEIDKFNYVCKINGVDYLKQVRQALGLN